A window of the Branchiibius hedensis genome harbors these coding sequences:
- a CDS encoding ABC transporter permease — MNPVLRSRLRVVLAPLVFGVLAIALWQWFVTARNIQPYVLPSPSAIWEQFTGSIDIIRDAAITTAKNALLGLLIGTLFGVVCAALAAAIRPIEQMAAPTVVALSVIPIVALAPVLYAMFGAAAQTGRVLVAAIAAFVPVYINALRGLRTVLPIHRDLMRSYAATGWQATRSVTLPGAVPFIFTGIRIASSVAVISALIAEYFGGPLDGLGISITSAVSSSRYSLAWAFVLGSVVIGLLFYCVTYALEALVTRHRA, encoded by the coding sequence ATGAATCCCGTGCTGCGGTCCCGGCTGCGGGTGGTGCTGGCGCCGCTGGTCTTCGGGGTGCTGGCGATCGCGCTGTGGCAGTGGTTCGTGACGGCGAGGAACATCCAGCCCTACGTGCTGCCGAGCCCGTCGGCGATCTGGGAGCAGTTCACCGGGAGTATCGACATCATCCGCGACGCTGCGATCACGACCGCGAAGAACGCGTTGCTCGGCCTGCTCATCGGCACCCTCTTCGGGGTTGTCTGCGCGGCGCTGGCCGCCGCGATCCGCCCGATCGAACAGATGGCAGCACCGACCGTCGTTGCGTTGTCGGTGATCCCGATCGTGGCGCTGGCCCCGGTCCTCTACGCGATGTTCGGCGCTGCGGCTCAGACCGGCCGGGTCCTCGTGGCGGCCATCGCGGCGTTCGTACCGGTCTACATCAACGCCCTGCGGGGGTTGCGCACCGTGTTGCCCATCCACCGTGATCTGATGCGCTCGTACGCCGCCACCGGTTGGCAGGCCACGCGCTCGGTCACCCTGCCGGGCGCCGTACCGTTCATCTTCACCGGTATCCGCATCGCTTCGTCGGTTGCGGTGATCTCAGCTCTGATCGCGGAGTACTTCGGCGGCCCGCTGGACGGCCTCGGAATCTCGATCACGTCGGCCGTCTCGTCGAGCCGCTACTCGCTGGCCTGGGCCTTCGTGCTCGGGTCCGTCGTCATCGGTCTGCTCTTCTACTGCGTCACCTATGCACTGGAAGCGCTGGTCACCCGCCACCGCGCCTGA
- a CDS encoding ABC transporter ATP-binding protein, protein MVADRRCGPDGSGRSRAGGPDRPVVEALPEGRSVTVVVEGVSKVFPGKGSDEVTALSDIDLTVGDGEFVSLIGPSGCGKSTLLRLIADLDSPTGGTLTVFDKTPRQARLDQDYGIAFQQAGLLPWRSVRANVELPLQLHKVAGRKERVNELLEMVGLSDFADRYPDELSGGMQQRVAIARAFAEKPKLLLMDEPFGALDEMTRERMQGELVRLASESGAAVIFVTHSIPEAVFLSDRVVVMSPRPGRIREILSVDLGRGVDRGEGLREDTSFFERVSAVREALHGGAPTGVRGVETR, encoded by the coding sequence ATGGTCGCCGATCGGCGGTGCGGTCCTGATGGGTCTGGCCGGAGCCGGGCTGGTGGCCCTGATCGGCCTGTTGTTGAAGCGTTACCGGAGGGCAGAAGCGTGACTGTTGTCGTTGAAGGTGTTTCGAAAGTCTTCCCCGGGAAGGGTTCCGACGAGGTCACGGCGCTGTCGGACATCGACCTGACCGTCGGTGACGGTGAGTTCGTCTCGCTGATCGGTCCCAGTGGCTGCGGCAAGTCGACGCTGTTGCGGCTGATCGCCGATCTGGACTCCCCCACCGGCGGGACACTCACTGTCTTCGACAAGACGCCCCGCCAGGCGCGGTTGGACCAGGACTACGGCATCGCGTTCCAACAAGCCGGGTTGCTGCCGTGGCGCTCCGTGCGAGCGAACGTCGAACTGCCGTTGCAACTGCACAAGGTGGCCGGCCGCAAGGAGCGGGTCAACGAACTGCTGGAGATGGTGGGGCTCTCGGACTTCGCCGACCGCTATCCCGACGAGTTGTCCGGCGGTATGCAGCAACGGGTGGCGATTGCACGAGCCTTCGCCGAGAAACCCAAGCTGTTGCTGATGGACGAGCCGTTCGGCGCCCTGGATGAGATGACCCGTGAGCGGATGCAAGGCGAATTGGTCCGGCTAGCATCGGAATCCGGCGCCGCCGTGATCTTCGTGACGCACTCGATCCCCGAAGCAGTCTTCCTCTCGGACCGTGTGGTCGTGATGTCGCCACGGCCGGGCCGGATCCGCGAGATCCTGAGCGTCGACCTCGGTCGCGGCGTCGATCGCGGTGAGGGGCTGCGCGAGGACACCTCGTTCTTCGAACGGGTCAGTGCGGTGCGCGAGGCCCTGCACGGCGGCGCTCCGACCGGGGTTCGCGGAGTGGAGACCCGATGA
- a CDS encoding ABC transporter permease, with protein MRRWRAWAWGALGIVLLAVVWEGYKALGPADGVRIGDTIVLPRTNDLAMPHLWTMVQRAGEPVTSAPGAAPLWSYVLSAAWLSFKVALIGWAIALVVGMLLALLMQRSKIANSALLPWIVLSQTVPLIALAPLVKRWSSAFHIGGFAWADWMSVAVIAAYLAFFPVAVGMVRGLNSPVAAQTDLMRSYGIGWWQTLLRLRLPAAVAYLIPALRLSIAAAVIGTVVAEVSIGMDGGIGRMIIEFAQTGSADPAKQWSPIGGAVLMGLAGAGLVALIGLLLKRYRRAEA; from the coding sequence ATGCGGCGGTGGCGGGCGTGGGCCTGGGGCGCTCTGGGGATCGTGCTGCTCGCGGTGGTGTGGGAGGGATACAAAGCCCTCGGCCCGGCCGACGGCGTCCGGATCGGCGACACGATCGTGTTGCCGCGGACCAACGACTTGGCGATGCCGCACCTGTGGACGATGGTGCAACGGGCCGGCGAGCCGGTCACCTCAGCCCCGGGTGCGGCGCCGCTGTGGTCCTACGTGCTGTCGGCTGCCTGGCTCAGCTTCAAGGTGGCCCTGATCGGTTGGGCCATCGCGCTGGTGGTCGGGATGCTGCTGGCCCTGCTGATGCAGCGTTCCAAGATCGCCAACAGCGCTCTGCTGCCGTGGATCGTGCTCAGCCAGACGGTGCCGCTGATCGCGTTGGCTCCGTTGGTGAAACGGTGGAGCTCGGCGTTCCACATCGGCGGATTCGCCTGGGCGGACTGGATGTCCGTGGCCGTCATCGCCGCCTACCTCGCGTTCTTTCCGGTCGCCGTCGGCATGGTGCGCGGACTGAACTCTCCGGTCGCAGCGCAAACCGACCTGATGCGCTCCTACGGGATCGGTTGGTGGCAGACCCTGCTGCGGCTGCGCCTGCCGGCCGCGGTTGCCTACCTCATCCCGGCGCTGCGCCTGTCGATCGCCGCTGCCGTCATCGGCACCGTCGTTGCGGAGGTCTCGATCGGGATGGACGGCGGAATCGGCCGGATGATCATCGAATTCGCGCAAACCGGCAGTGCTGACCCCGCCAAGCAATGGTCGCCGATCGGCGGTGCGGTCCTGATGGGTCTGGCCGGAGCCGGGCTGGTGGCCCTGATCGGCCTGTTGTTGAAGCGTTACCGGAGGGCAGAAGCGTGA